attaacacaactaataatatttttaatgtataatacgtgaactatattaataaatacgCTCAGGAACGATATTATGATGAAATTAGGTAATAGCCCATTGTTAAGAGTACGAATGAGAAAATTGTAGTAAAAAAAGATGTGATTTTAGAAGTCGTTTTTAGAGAATCGAGGAATACCGTGTTGGTGGTGAAGGAAGTAAAGATTAGGGGCCTCAAAATAGCTGAGTAAACAACcaaaacaaaaaatataagataaattaaaagcCATAATTTACACCTTAGAGcaaatttcattaaatttatactaaCAGGAATCAACACAACCA
The Theileria parva strain Muguga chromosome 3 map unlocalized ctg_530, whole genome shotgun sequence DNA segment above includes these coding regions:
- a CDS encoding putative integral membrane protein — encoded protein: MKFALRCKLWLLIYLIFFVLVVYSAILRPLIFTSFTTNTVFLDSLKTTSKITSFFTTIFSFVLLTMGYYLISS